The following coding sequences lie in one Salvelinus fontinalis isolate EN_2023a chromosome 21, ASM2944872v1, whole genome shotgun sequence genomic window:
- the LOC129818135 gene encoding divergent protein kinase domain 1B-like isoform X1, with protein MMPRGLRRLVHLVLFCPMSKGLQSRLPALKVKYLLLAWLGILVASWVLYMQYASYSELCRGHVCHMVICDHYRRGIISGSSCKALCEERSLTLQRCMSTSSTHQVYSGLWKDRPVVIKCGLEEPLKGDGAPDSVLRQEITLFDKPTRGTSMDEFREMLHSFLKSNLGEQPSLTTLVGRVITLADVNKDRKVSLAEAKSVWALLQINEFLLMVALQEKEHTPKLLGFCGDLYVTERVGHSSLYRLEVPSYLQALVPEALSSSLNQWLAPAWPRRARITIGLLEFIEEVFHGAYGSFLMCDASPRHVGYNFRYDCKMTDLRSVASEMAVRRFLRGRRCETNADCTFGRDCTATCDRLVKQCNTEVVQPNLAKVCVMLQDYLVSGAPQDLRIDLEKQLRTCVTLSGLASQMEVHHSLVLNNLKTLLWKTISNTQYS; from the exons ATGATGCCCAGAGGTTTACGGAGGCTTGTGCACCTGGTGCTGTTTTGCCCTATGTCGAAGGGGCTGCAG AGTCGTCTCCCGGCGTTAAAGGTGAAGTACCTGCTGCTGGCCTGGCTGGGGATCCTGGTAGCCAGCTGGGTCCTCTACATGCAGTACGCCTCCTACTCAGAGCTCTGCCGAGGACACGTCTGCCACATGGTCATC tgtgaCCACTACAGGAGAGGCATTATCTCAGGGTCGTCCTGCAAGGCCCTGTGTGAGGAGAGGAGCCTGACTCTGCAGCGATGCATGTCCACCTCTTCCACACACCAA GTGTACAGTGGTCTGTGGAAGGACAGGCCTGTGGTGATAAAGTGTGGTCTAGAAGAGCCTCTGAAGGGGGACGGAGCTCCTGACTCTGTACTGAGACAGGAAATTACCCTGTTTGACAAGCCCACCCGCGGGACCTCCATGGATGAGTTCAGAGAGATGTTGCACAGCTTTCTCAAG tctaacctGGGAGAGCAACCTTCTCTCACCACCTTGGTGGGTCGTGTCATCACCCTGGCCGATGTCAACAAGGACCGCAAGGTGTCCCTGGCGGAAGCCAAGTCTGTGTGGGCTCTCCTCCAGATCAACGAGTTCCTTCTGATGGTAGCCCTGCAGGAGAAGGAGCATACCCCCAAACTGCTGGGCTTCTGCGGGGACCTGTACGTGACTGAGCGCGTGGGCCACAG CTCCCTCTATAGGTTGGAGGTCCCCAGCTACCTGCAGGCATTAGTCCCAGAGGCCCTGAGCTCCAGCCTGAACCAGTGGCTGGCCCCGGCGTGGCCCCGGAGGGCCCGCATCACCATCGGCCTGCTGGAGTTCATAGAGGAG GTGTTCCACGGGGCCTATGGCAGCTTCCTGATGTGTGACGCCAGCCCGCGCCACGTGGGGTACAACTTCAGGTATGACTGCAAGATGACAGACCTGCGCAGCGTGGCGTCCGAGATGGCGGTCCGCAGGTTCCTGCGGGGACGTCGCTGTGAGACCAACGCTGACTGCACCTTTGGGCGTGACTGCACTGCAACATGTGATCGACTGGTGAAGCAATGTAACACAGAGGTGGTCCAGCCCAACCTGGCCAAGGTGTGTGTGATGCTACAGGACTATCTGGTGTCCGGGGCGCCCCAGGACCTCCGCATAGACCTGGAGAAGCAGCTCCGTACCTGTGTGACGCTCAGTGGCCTGGCTAGCCAGATGGAGGTGCACCACTCGCTGGTTCTCAACAACCTGAAAACCCTGCTGTGGAAGACCATCTCCAACACACAGTACTCCTGA
- the LOC129818135 gene encoding divergent protein kinase domain 1B-like isoform X2, whose product MQYASYSELCRGHVCHMVICDHYRRGIISGSSCKALCEERSLTLQRCMSTSSTHQVYSGLWKDRPVVIKCGLEEPLKGDGAPDSVLRQEITLFDKPTRGTSMDEFREMLHSFLKSNLGEQPSLTTLVGRVITLADVNKDRKVSLAEAKSVWALLQINEFLLMVALQEKEHTPKLLGFCGDLYVTERVGHSSLYRLEVPSYLQALVPEALSSSLNQWLAPAWPRRARITIGLLEFIEEVFHGAYGSFLMCDASPRHVGYNFRYDCKMTDLRSVASEMAVRRFLRGRRCETNADCTFGRDCTATCDRLVKQCNTEVVQPNLAKVCVMLQDYLVSGAPQDLRIDLEKQLRTCVTLSGLASQMEVHHSLVLNNLKTLLWKTISNTQYS is encoded by the exons ATGCAGTACGCCTCCTACTCAGAGCTCTGCCGAGGACACGTCTGCCACATGGTCATC tgtgaCCACTACAGGAGAGGCATTATCTCAGGGTCGTCCTGCAAGGCCCTGTGTGAGGAGAGGAGCCTGACTCTGCAGCGATGCATGTCCACCTCTTCCACACACCAA GTGTACAGTGGTCTGTGGAAGGACAGGCCTGTGGTGATAAAGTGTGGTCTAGAAGAGCCTCTGAAGGGGGACGGAGCTCCTGACTCTGTACTGAGACAGGAAATTACCCTGTTTGACAAGCCCACCCGCGGGACCTCCATGGATGAGTTCAGAGAGATGTTGCACAGCTTTCTCAAG tctaacctGGGAGAGCAACCTTCTCTCACCACCTTGGTGGGTCGTGTCATCACCCTGGCCGATGTCAACAAGGACCGCAAGGTGTCCCTGGCGGAAGCCAAGTCTGTGTGGGCTCTCCTCCAGATCAACGAGTTCCTTCTGATGGTAGCCCTGCAGGAGAAGGAGCATACCCCCAAACTGCTGGGCTTCTGCGGGGACCTGTACGTGACTGAGCGCGTGGGCCACAG CTCCCTCTATAGGTTGGAGGTCCCCAGCTACCTGCAGGCATTAGTCCCAGAGGCCCTGAGCTCCAGCCTGAACCAGTGGCTGGCCCCGGCGTGGCCCCGGAGGGCCCGCATCACCATCGGCCTGCTGGAGTTCATAGAGGAG GTGTTCCACGGGGCCTATGGCAGCTTCCTGATGTGTGACGCCAGCCCGCGCCACGTGGGGTACAACTTCAGGTATGACTGCAAGATGACAGACCTGCGCAGCGTGGCGTCCGAGATGGCGGTCCGCAGGTTCCTGCGGGGACGTCGCTGTGAGACCAACGCTGACTGCACCTTTGGGCGTGACTGCACTGCAACATGTGATCGACTGGTGAAGCAATGTAACACAGAGGTGGTCCAGCCCAACCTGGCCAAGGTGTGTGTGATGCTACAGGACTATCTGGTGTCCGGGGCGCCCCAGGACCTCCGCATAGACCTGGAGAAGCAGCTCCGTACCTGTGTGACGCTCAGTGGCCTGGCTAGCCAGATGGAGGTGCACCACTCGCTGGTTCTCAACAACCTGAAAACCCTGCTGTGGAAGACCATCTCCAACACACAGTACTCCTGA